A genomic window from Flavobacterium azooxidireducens includes:
- a CDS encoding pyridoxal phosphate-dependent aminotransferase encodes MPKISKKGQQMPESPIRKLVPYSEIAKKRGTKVYHLNIGQPDIKTPEVAMNSIKNLDINVLEYSHSAGFESYRRKLADYYQKHNLPINIEDIIITTGGSEALLFAMGSTMDTDDEIIIPEPFYANYNGFSTASGVKVVPVISTIDEGFALPPIADFEKLITSKTKAILICNPGNPTGYLYSKEEIFQLAELVKKHDLFLIADEVYREFIYDGDEHFSVMNVPGIEQHAIMIDSVSKRYSMCGARIGCIVSKNKEVMGAAMKFAQARLSPPTFAQIASEAALETPQSYFDEVITEYKDRRDTLIAELNQIEGVKVATPKGAFYCIAKLPVKNADDFAQWLLESYDFNGETVMVAPAAGFYSTPNVGLDEVRIAYVLKKEDLIKSVRILKEALKVYKK; translated from the coding sequence ATGCCTAAGATTTCTAAGAAAGGTCAGCAAATGCCGGAATCACCTATAAGAAAATTGGTTCCTTATTCTGAAATTGCTAAAAAACGAGGTACAAAAGTGTACCATTTAAACATTGGCCAACCCGATATAAAAACACCGGAAGTAGCCATGAATTCGATTAAAAATCTTGATATTAACGTTTTGGAATACAGCCATTCTGCAGGATTTGAAAGTTACCGCAGAAAATTAGCAGACTATTATCAAAAACATAATTTGCCAATTAATATTGAAGACATCATTATTACAACAGGTGGTTCAGAAGCCTTATTGTTTGCAATGGGAAGCACAATGGATACCGATGATGAAATCATTATTCCTGAACCTTTTTATGCCAATTACAATGGTTTTTCAACAGCATCAGGTGTAAAAGTTGTACCTGTAATTTCAACCATTGACGAAGGTTTTGCCTTACCTCCTATTGCTGATTTTGAAAAATTAATCACTTCAAAAACAAAAGCAATTTTGATTTGTAATCCCGGAAATCCAACAGGATATTTATATTCTAAAGAAGAAATTTTTCAATTAGCTGAATTAGTAAAAAAGCATGACTTATTTTTAATTGCTGATGAAGTTTACCGTGAATTTATTTATGATGGAGATGAACATTTTTCTGTTATGAACGTTCCTGGGATTGAACAACATGCGATTATGATTGATTCTGTTTCCAAAAGATACAGCATGTGTGGAGCTAGAATTGGTTGTATTGTTTCTAAAAATAAAGAAGTAATGGGTGCAGCAATGAAATTTGCTCAAGCCAGATTGAGTCCGCCAACGTTTGCACAAATTGCAAGTGAAGCAGCTTTGGAAACTCCTCAAAGTTATTTTGACGAAGTAATTACGGAATACAAAGATCGAAGAGACACTTTAATTGCCGAATTAAATCAAATTGAAGGAGTAAAAGTAGCTACTCCAAAAGGAGCTTTCTATTGCATTGCCAAACTTCCGGTTAAAAATGCAGATGATTTTGCACAATGGTTGTTAGAATCGTATGATTTTAATGGCGAAACTGTTATGGTTGCACCTGCAGCTGGATTTTATTCTACTCCTAATGTTGGTTTAGATGAAGTTAGAATAGCCTATGTGTTAAAGAAAGAAGATTTAATTAAATCTGTTAGAATTTTGAAGGAAGCTTTAAAAGTTTACAAGAAATAA
- a CDS encoding PDZ domain-containing protein, with translation MKFIFVLLSVFLISMSVHSQEGFQYYSKKDKITIPFKLINNLIFIPLEVNGVDLIFLLDTGVEETILFSLEDKEELKFNNVEKIKLRGLGSSNFIEGLKSSTNKVVFKDVIVDQKHDIYIILDEEFNFSSSVAIPVNGIIGYQFFRNFKVEINYITHKIFIHNPSKEIKHKKISKFHEFPITFYNNKPYLSSVFTLDSQKTNGKMLLDLGNSDAFWFFANKIKDYDFPHKTFDDFLGRGFNGDIFGKRTKLDSFQFEAFNFRSPNVAIPDSTSLQNIRWAENRIGSIGGEIFKRFYLLFDYKNNKIYLKKNKNYKQPFEYNMSGIEINHAGLQWIQEEVSLNRIVTTKSNTSYESPTSSQDRFKYKFVLKPVYVIAHIRKDSPAELCGLKKGDIIITINGNGVDRYSLQEVNALLKSEDGKKITFEIDRGNRRIKFTFYLKSIL, from the coding sequence ATGAAATTCATTTTTGTTCTTCTTTCAGTTTTTTTAATTTCTATGTCAGTACATAGTCAAGAGGGATTTCAATATTATTCCAAAAAAGATAAAATTACAATTCCGTTTAAACTAATCAATAATTTAATTTTTATTCCTTTAGAAGTAAATGGAGTTGATTTAATTTTTTTGCTTGATACCGGTGTAGAAGAAACAATATTATTTAGCTTAGAAGATAAAGAAGAACTAAAATTTAATAATGTTGAAAAAATAAAATTAAGAGGATTGGGAAGTTCAAATTTTATTGAAGGACTCAAATCTTCAACAAATAAAGTGGTTTTTAAAGACGTTATCGTCGATCAGAAGCATGATATTTATATTATTCTTGATGAAGAGTTTAATTTTTCCAGCAGTGTAGCAATTCCGGTAAATGGAATCATTGGTTATCAATTCTTTAGAAATTTTAAAGTTGAAATCAATTATATAACACACAAAATTTTTATACACAATCCTTCTAAAGAAATTAAGCATAAAAAAATTAGTAAATTCCATGAATTTCCTATTACTTTTTACAACAATAAGCCCTATTTAAGTTCGGTCTTTACATTAGATTCTCAAAAAACAAATGGAAAAATGCTTTTAGATTTAGGAAATAGTGATGCTTTTTGGTTTTTTGCAAACAAGATTAAAGATTATGATTTTCCACATAAAACGTTTGATGATTTTTTAGGAAGAGGTTTTAATGGTGATATTTTTGGAAAAAGAACAAAATTGGATTCATTTCAATTTGAAGCATTTAATTTTAGAAGCCCTAATGTTGCTATACCAGATTCAACTTCTTTGCAAAATATTAGATGGGCAGAGAACAGAATTGGTTCGATTGGAGGAGAAATTTTTAAACGATTTTATCTACTTTTTGATTATAAAAACAACAAAATTTATCTAAAAAAGAACAAAAATTATAAGCAACCATTTGAATATAATATGAGTGGTATTGAAATTAATCATGCCGGTTTGCAGTGGATTCAAGAGGAAGTTAGTTTAAATAGAATAGTAACAACCAAAAGCAATACATCATACGAAAGTCCTACCAGTAGTCAAGACAGATTTAAATATAAATTTGTATTAAAACCGGTTTATGTCATTGCTCATATTCGAAAAGATTCTCCAGCAGAACTTTGCGGACTAAAAAAAGGAGATATTATTATAACCATAAATGGAAATGGAGTTGATAGGTATTCTCTTCAAGAGGTAAATGCTTTACTAAAATCTGAAGACGGTAAAAAAATTACTTTTGAAATTGATCGTGGCAACAGACGAATCAAATTTACTTTCTATTTGAAAAGTATCTTGTAA
- a CDS encoding DUF1573 domain-containing protein has translation MKRILFFAVFSFISLTAFAQKGPKIEFKAKDNTIDYGKVYKDNDNGVRIFEFTNTGDAPLIITNVQSTCGCTVPSKPKEPIMPGKSDKIEVKYNMATGPIRKSITVETNAVNADGGKVHLKIKGEVLERPEVNLMEKKKVGPMQ, from the coding sequence ATGAAAAGAATTTTATTTTTTGCTGTATTTAGCTTTATTAGCTTGACTGCTTTTGCACAGAAAGGCCCGAAAATTGAATTTAAAGCCAAAGACAATACAATAGACTACGGAAAAGTTTATAAAGACAACGATAATGGTGTTCGTATATTCGAATTCACCAACACCGGAGATGCACCATTAATTATAACGAATGTTCAATCCACTTGCGGTTGTACGGTTCCATCTAAACCGAAAGAGCCAATTATGCCCGGAAAGTCGGATAAAATTGAAGTAAAATATAATATGGCAACCGGTCCAATTAGAAAAAGCATCACCGTTGAAACCAATGCTGTGAACGCTGATGGCGGAAAAGTTCACCTAAAAATAAAAGGCGAAGTTTTAGAACGTCCGGAAGTAAACCTGATGGAAAAGAAAAAAGTTGGCCCAATGCAATAA
- a CDS encoding valine--tRNA ligase, translating into MSIPAQFDAKQAEKKWYDYWMKNNYFHSKPDHRTPYTIVIPPPNVTGVLHMGHMLNNTIQDVLIRRARLKGFNACWVPGTDHASIATEAKVVAKLKSEGINKSDLTREEFLKHAYDWTDKYGGTILEQLKQLGCSCDWDRTKFTMDEDMSASVIKSFVDLYNKGMIYRGYRMVNWDPEAKTTLSDEEVIHEERQGNLYYINYKVEGTNDVLTIATTRPETIFGDTAICINPNDERFFHLKGKKAIIPICNRVIPIIEDEYVDVEFGTGCLKVTPAHDVNDKVLGDKHNLEIIDIFNEDASLNSFGLHYQGKDRFVAREEISKELESIGALVKTETHINKVGTSERTKAVIEPRLSDQWFLKMDELVKPAIKAVLETEEVKLYPSKFNNTYRHWMENIRDWNISRQLWWGQQIPAYFYGEGKEDYVVANDKYEAIAILEETKGIIITEFNELRQDEDALDTWFSSWLWPMAVFGGILDPENEDFKYYYPTNDLVTGPDILFFWVARMIIAGYEYTGKKPFNNVYLTGLVRDKQRRKMSKSLGNSPDPLDLIEKFGADGVRVGLLLSASAGNDIMFDEELCSNGKAFANKIWNAFRLIKGWEVADIAQPEASKIAIDWYEAKLQQTLAEIEDNFEKYRLSDALMGIYKLVWDDFCSWFLEIIKPAYQQPIDKATFDKAIELLEANLKLLHPFMPFLTEEIWQYIAERTPEQALIISEWPTMQNTNPDLIAEFDFVIEVIAGIRTIRKQKNIANKDSIDLKIINNEKNATTFDAVIIKLGNIENLEYVTETVNGALTYRVKSNEYFIPIAGNIDVAAEIEKLEEELKYIQGFLKSVQVKLSNEKFVANAKPEIIANERNKEADALAKIATIEQSLASLK; encoded by the coding sequence ATGTCTATTCCTGCTCAATTTGATGCCAAGCAAGCCGAAAAAAAATGGTATGATTACTGGATGAAAAACAATTATTTTCATTCAAAACCAGACCACAGAACTCCTTATACAATAGTAATTCCTCCACCAAATGTGACAGGAGTTTTGCACATGGGACACATGTTGAATAATACGATTCAAGATGTTCTAATTCGTCGTGCACGTTTAAAAGGTTTCAATGCGTGTTGGGTACCGGGAACTGACCATGCTTCCATTGCAACCGAAGCAAAAGTGGTAGCCAAATTAAAATCAGAAGGAATAAATAAATCCGATTTAACACGTGAAGAATTCCTAAAACACGCTTATGATTGGACTGATAAATACGGTGGAACCATTCTCGAACAACTAAAACAATTAGGTTGTTCATGCGATTGGGACAGAACCAAATTCACTATGGATGAAGATATGTCTGCCTCTGTAATTAAATCGTTCGTGGATTTATATAATAAAGGAATGATTTATCGTGGTTACAGAATGGTAAATTGGGATCCGGAAGCAAAAACTACTTTATCCGACGAAGAAGTTATTCACGAAGAACGTCAAGGAAATTTATACTACATCAATTATAAAGTTGAAGGTACAAATGATGTATTAACCATTGCCACCACGCGTCCCGAAACTATTTTTGGTGATACTGCTATTTGTATTAACCCAAATGATGAACGATTTTTTCATTTGAAAGGTAAAAAAGCTATCATTCCAATTTGCAATAGAGTTATTCCAATTATTGAAGATGAATATGTAGATGTTGAGTTTGGAACTGGTTGCTTAAAAGTAACTCCTGCTCACGATGTTAATGATAAAGTTTTAGGTGATAAACACAATCTTGAAATCATCGATATTTTCAACGAAGATGCATCCTTAAACAGTTTCGGATTGCATTACCAAGGAAAAGACAGATTTGTAGCTCGCGAAGAAATTTCAAAAGAACTAGAATCGATTGGAGCCTTAGTTAAAACGGAAACACACATTAATAAAGTTGGAACTTCAGAAAGAACCAAAGCTGTCATTGAACCAAGATTATCCGATCAATGGTTTTTAAAGATGGATGAATTGGTTAAGCCAGCCATCAAAGCTGTTTTAGAAACAGAAGAAGTAAAATTATATCCAAGCAAATTCAACAACACCTACCGTCATTGGATGGAAAATATTCGCGATTGGAATATTTCTCGTCAATTGTGGTGGGGTCAACAAATTCCTGCTTATTTCTATGGTGAAGGAAAGGAAGATTATGTTGTTGCAAATGACAAATATGAAGCTATTGCAATTTTAGAAGAAACTAAAGGTATAATAATTACAGAATTTAATGAACTTCGACAAGACGAAGATGCATTAGACACTTGGTTCTCTTCATGGCTTTGGCCAATGGCTGTTTTTGGCGGAATTTTAGACCCTGAAAATGAAGATTTTAAATATTATTATCCAACCAATGATTTAGTTACAGGTCCGGATATTTTATTCTTTTGGGTGGCTCGTATGATTATTGCAGGTTATGAATATACTGGTAAAAAACCATTTAACAATGTGTATTTAACGGGTTTAGTTCGTGATAAACAACGTCGTAAGATGTCTAAATCATTAGGAAATTCTCCTGATCCATTAGATTTAATTGAAAAATTTGGAGCAGATGGAGTTCGTGTTGGATTATTACTAAGTGCTTCTGCCGGAAACGACATCATGTTTGATGAGGAATTATGCAGTAACGGAAAAGCATTTGCCAATAAAATTTGGAATGCTTTCCGATTAATCAAAGGTTGGGAAGTTGCCGATATTGCTCAACCCGAAGCATCAAAAATTGCGATTGATTGGTACGAAGCAAAACTTCAACAAACTTTAGCAGAAATTGAAGATAATTTTGAAAAATACAGATTATCCGATGCTTTAATGGGAATTTATAAGTTAGTTTGGGATGATTTCTGTTCGTGGTTCTTGGAAATTATCAAACCGGCTTATCAACAACCAATTGACAAAGCAACTTTTGATAAAGCGATTGAATTGTTAGAAGCCAATTTGAAATTATTACATCCGTTTATGCCTTTCTTAACGGAAGAAATTTGGCAATACATTGCAGAAAGAACTCCGGAACAAGCATTGATTATTTCAGAATGGCCAACAATGCAAAATACAAATCCTGATTTAATTGCAGAATTTGATTTTGTTATTGAAGTGATTGCCGGCATAAGAACCATTCGTAAACAAAAAAACATTGCTAATAAAGATAGTATTGATTTAAAAATAATCAACAACGAGAAAAATGCGACTACATTTGATGCTGTAATTATAAAATTGGGAAATATTGAAAACCTAGAATATGTAACAGAAACAGTAAACGGAGCATTGACTTATCGAGTAAAATCAAACGAGTATTTTATTCCAATTGCCGGAAATATTGATGTTGCGGCTGAAATTGAAAAACTGGAAGAGGAATTAAAATACATTCAAGGTTTCTTGAAATCAGTTCAAGTGAAGCTTTCAAATGAAAAATTTGTAGCCAATGCAAAACCTGAAATTATTGCAAACGAACGAAACAAAGAAGCAGATGCGTTGGCAAAAATTGCCACTATTGAGCAAAGTTTGGCGAGTTTAAAATAG
- a CDS encoding thiol-disulfide oxidoreductase DCC family protein, translated as MEGLPLDKKIILFDGVCNLCDSSVQFIIKHDKKDVFRFVALQSELGQKILKHIGVNPMKVDSIVLYEPGVAYFHKAEAAMRIAKELDTWHKIIGYLSFTGSFGNFVYDYIAKNRYKWYGKKDECMIPTPELKAKFL; from the coding sequence ATGGAAGGATTACCACTCGATAAAAAAATAATTTTGTTTGACGGAGTTTGCAATTTATGTGATTCTTCGGTTCAATTTATTATCAAACACGATAAAAAAGATGTGTTTCGTTTTGTTGCTTTGCAGTCAGAATTAGGTCAAAAAATTCTAAAACACATTGGTGTTAATCCGATGAAAGTTGACAGTATCGTGCTTTATGAACCCGGTGTAGCCTATTTTCACAAAGCCGAAGCAGCTATGCGAATTGCTAAAGAACTTGATACTTGGCATAAAATTATTGGTTACTTATCGTTTACTGGAAGCTTTGGCAATTTTGTATATGATTATATTGCCAAAAATCGATACAAATGGTATGGAAAAAAAGACGAATGCATGATTCCGACTCCTGAATTAAAAGCAAAATTTTTATAA
- a CDS encoding endonuclease MutS2 → MISITDKTLKDLEFSTILQTVSDRCNTELGKQKALEIVPFRDKNLLMDSLLQTSEYLSSFSNNNALPNHGFDNISTEIKFIGIEDSFLEVGSFRKIAQLSETTNTMLLFLKKFNDYYPTLHQKSLSIEFTKFIVQKIDEVVDKYGEIKDNASPDLINIRREMSSVRGKVNQSFGSALSQYIALGYLDEIKESFVENRRVLAVLAMYRKKVKGSILGNSKTGSIAYIEPEATLRYSRELSNLEYEEREEITRILKKLTNDIRPFKELLSQYQGFLSDIDVIAGKAKYALKINAILPTIIEEKRVFLRDAYHPILYLNNKSKNEVTYPQTIELNNKSRIIVISGPNAGGKTISLKTVGLLQLMLQSGMLIPVHERSETFLFDRILTDIGDNQSIENHLSTYSYRLKNMNYFLKKCNNKTLFLIDEFGTGSDPELGGALAETFLEEFYHREAFGIITTHYSNLKILANELPFASNANMLFDEKSLEPMYKLILGQAGSSFTFEVAQKNGIPYGLINRAKKKIEGGKVRFDKTIATLQKERSKLEKTSINLKEEESKAREEGKKMETINAKIQDKLERYQELYDANQRLIYIGQKIDDLSNKYFNNKDKKVLIGEFLKIVEIENSKRKKATVKEIKEKEVIQKQIIQEVTTKIDEIRVVKKEKKAKALKIESEKPKPILKIGDRVRMIDGKAVGTLDAVEKNKATVNYGVFTSKVSLDALELVEAKK, encoded by the coding sequence ATGATTTCAATCACTGATAAAACCTTAAAAGATTTAGAATTTTCAACCATTCTGCAAACTGTTTCAGATCGATGCAATACCGAACTGGGAAAGCAGAAAGCATTGGAAATTGTTCCGTTTCGAGACAAAAATCTCTTAATGGATTCGCTTTTGCAAACATCTGAATATCTTTCATCTTTTTCCAACAATAATGCGTTGCCAAATCATGGTTTTGATAACATCAGTACGGAAATAAAATTTATTGGTATTGAAGATAGTTTTTTGGAAGTTGGCAGTTTTAGAAAAATTGCTCAATTATCGGAAACAACTAATACGATGTTGCTGTTTTTGAAAAAATTCAACGACTATTATCCAACTTTACATCAAAAATCATTGTCAATTGAATTCACCAAATTCATTGTACAAAAAATTGATGAAGTAGTTGATAAATATGGCGAAATTAAAGACAATGCTTCGCCGGATTTAATCAATATTCGAAGAGAAATGAGTTCTGTTCGTGGAAAAGTAAATCAAAGTTTTGGATCGGCGTTGAGTCAATATATCGCCCTCGGTTATTTGGATGAAATTAAAGAAAGTTTTGTAGAAAACCGTCGTGTTTTGGCCGTTTTAGCCATGTATCGAAAAAAGGTAAAAGGCTCTATTTTAGGAAACTCCAAAACGGGAAGTATTGCCTATATTGAACCTGAAGCTACTTTACGTTACTCACGCGAATTGAGTAATTTAGAATACGAAGAACGTGAAGAAATTACTCGAATATTAAAAAAATTAACCAACGATATTCGTCCTTTCAAAGAACTTTTGAGTCAGTATCAGGGATTTTTGAGTGATATTGATGTGATTGCCGGAAAAGCAAAATATGCGTTAAAAATCAATGCTATTTTACCAACAATAATTGAAGAAAAAAGAGTATTTTTAAGAGATGCCTACCACCCTATTTTATATTTGAACAATAAAAGCAAGAACGAAGTTACCTATCCACAAACTATTGAATTAAATAACAAAAGTAGAATTATTGTGATTTCCGGACCAAATGCAGGCGGAAAAACCATTTCGTTAAAAACTGTTGGATTATTGCAATTGATGTTGCAAAGCGGCATGCTGATTCCTGTTCACGAACGAAGTGAAACGTTTTTATTTGATAGAATTTTAACCGATATTGGCGATAATCAATCGATTGAAAATCATTTGAGTACATACAGTTATCGACTAAAAAACATGAATTACTTTTTAAAAAAATGTAATAATAAAACATTGTTTTTAATTGATGAGTTTGGAACCGGTTCCGACCCGGAATTGGGTGGTGCTTTGGCCGAAACTTTTTTAGAAGAATTTTATCATCGAGAAGCCTTCGGAATTATAACAACACATTATTCTAATTTAAAAATACTTGCCAATGAATTGCCTTTTGCGTCCAATGCCAACATGCTTTTTGATGAAAAATCATTAGAACCAATGTATAAGTTGATATTAGGTCAAGCCGGAAGTTCGTTTACGTTTGAAGTAGCACAAAAAAATGGCATTCCGTATGGATTGATAAATCGGGCAAAAAAGAAAATTGAAGGTGGAAAAGTTCGTTTTGATAAAACCATTGCTACATTGCAAAAAGAACGTTCTAAGTTAGAAAAAACTTCGATTAATCTAAAAGAAGAAGAATCGAAAGCCAGAGAAGAAGGTAAAAAGATGGAAACTATCAATGCTAAAATTCAGGATAAGTTAGAACGTTATCAAGAATTGTATGATGCAAACCAGCGTTTGATTTATATTGGACAGAAAATTGATGATCTTTCGAATAAATATTTCAATAACAAAGACAAAAAAGTGTTGATTGGTGAATTTTTAAAAATTGTTGAAATTGAAAATTCCAAACGAAAAAAAGCAACTGTTAAGGAAATAAAGGAAAAAGAAGTAATTCAAAAACAAATAATTCAGGAAGTTACCACAAAAATTGATGAAATTAGAGTTGTTAAAAAAGAAAAGAAAGCAAAAGCTTTAAAAATAGAATCTGAAAAACCAAAACCAATCTTAAAAATTGGAGACCGAGTTCGTATGATAGACGGAAAAGCAGTTGGAACGTTAGATGCAGTTGAAAAAAACAAAGCAACCGTTAATTATGGTGTTTTCACTTCAAAAGTGAGTTTAGATGCACTTGAATTAGTGGAAGCAAAAAAATAA
- a CDS encoding uracil-DNA glycosylase: MHSEIHPSWKTVLAEEFLKPYYKDLTHFVENEYNQHVCYPKRNEIFSAFNHCSFEKIKVVIIGQDPYHGPNQANGLCFSVNDGIPFPPSLQNIFKELEKDLQILYPSSGNLERWADQGVLLLNATLTVRQSAAGSHQKKGWETFTDAVIQKISNQKENVIFLLWGGFAKKKGAKIDRKKHIVLETGHPSPLSANRGLWFGNSHFSKTNQYLKEMGKKEIIW; this comes from the coding sequence ATGCATAGTGAAATACATCCCTCTTGGAAAACGGTTTTAGCAGAAGAATTTTTGAAACCTTATTATAAGGATTTAACTCATTTTGTTGAAAATGAATACAATCAGCATGTTTGTTATCCAAAAAGAAACGAAATTTTTTCGGCATTTAATCATTGTTCATTTGAAAAGATAAAGGTTGTAATCATTGGTCAAGATCCTTATCACGGACCAAATCAGGCCAACGGATTGTGTTTTTCAGTGAATGATGGCATTCCATTTCCACCCTCTCTACAAAATATTTTTAAAGAATTAGAAAAGGATTTACAAATTCTATATCCTTCATCGGGTAATTTGGAAAGATGGGCAGATCAAGGTGTTTTGTTGCTCAATGCTACTTTAACAGTAAGACAATCGGCTGCCGGAAGTCATCAAAAGAAAGGTTGGGAAACTTTCACGGATGCGGTAATTCAAAAAATTTCAAACCAAAAAGAAAACGTTATTTTTCTTCTTTGGGGCGGATTTGCAAAAAAGAAAGGAGCCAAAATTGACAGAAAAAAGCATATTGTATTAGAAACCGGACATCCTTCTCCATTGAGTGCCAATCGAGGACTTTGGTTTGGAAACAGTCACTTTAGCAAAACCAATCAGTATTTAAAAGAAATGGGAAAAAAGGAAATTATTTGGTGA
- a CDS encoding RNA-binding S4 domain-containing protein, giving the protein MRIDKYLWCVRYFKTRNMVTELCKKNHVTVNGQVAKPSREVFPSDDVTFRKEQIIYKIKVLAIPESRVGAKLVDIYRKDETSPESFAHLELLKLSKEHYRKTGEGRPTKKDRRDLENYTDDTIE; this is encoded by the coding sequence ATGCGTATAGATAAATATTTATGGTGTGTTCGGTATTTTAAAACCCGAAATATGGTTACCGAACTATGCAAAAAAAACCATGTTACGGTAAATGGCCAAGTCGCAAAGCCTTCTCGAGAGGTTTTTCCGAGTGATGATGTTACTTTTAGAAAAGAACAAATTATCTATAAAATCAAGGTTTTAGCCATTCCTGAGAGTCGTGTGGGTGCCAAATTGGTTGATATTTATCGAAAAGATGAAACATCACCTGAAAGTTTTGCTCATTTAGAATTGCTAAAATTATCTAAAGAACACTACCGAAAAACCGGAGAAGGAAGGCCAACCAAAAAAGACCGAAGAGATTTGGAAAATTACACCGATGATACAATTGAATAA
- a CDS encoding FKBP-type peptidyl-prolyl cis-trans isomerase, whose amino-acid sequence MLLKRFKNVLLIAVLSTVIFSCKDDDDRGGEIIPPRDRTEQYATDSESIETYLETHYMTVDADLNVMIAKIPEENSSEYTSIKDQSDYPLQFITRKNDTRLSYLKGGRIDDPVDYKIYYILLNEGGGQRPTTIDSSFVDYRGWTLENQEFDRATSPVWTSFPSSTAEFIAGFRQVLPLMKTPETTIVNGDGTVSYINYGNCVVFIPSGLGYFNNSRGLYIGPYENLVFQIKLKSLHYNDHDRDKILSKDEYYNPSGVTDIGLFNQDSDGDGIPDFLDTDDDGDGVLTRNELKIPGTVPQLYYQFNDIPSCTGDQVDPNRLKKHLDSGCQ is encoded by the coding sequence ATGCTATTAAAAAGATTTAAAAATGTTTTATTAATTGCTGTGTTGTCAACAGTGATTTTTTCATGTAAAGATGATGATGATAGAGGCGGTGAAATTATTCCTCCAAGAGACAGAACAGAGCAATATGCTACTGATTCGGAATCTATTGAAACATATCTTGAAACACATTACATGACTGTTGATGCAGATTTGAATGTAATGATTGCTAAAATTCCAGAAGAAAACAGCTCAGAATATACTTCGATAAAAGACCAATCAGATTATCCTTTGCAATTTATTACAAGAAAAAATGATACACGATTATCTTATCTCAAAGGAGGTAGAATTGATGATCCAGTGGACTATAAAATTTACTATATTTTGTTAAATGAAGGAGGAGGGCAACGACCAACAACAATAGATTCTTCTTTTGTGGATTATAGAGGTTGGACATTAGAAAATCAAGAATTTGATAGAGCAACTAGCCCCGTTTGGACTTCTTTTCCGTCGAGTACTGCAGAGTTCATTGCTGGTTTTAGACAAGTTTTGCCATTAATGAAAACTCCTGAAACAACCATTGTTAATGGCGATGGAACTGTTTCATATATAAACTATGGAAATTGTGTCGTTTTTATTCCTTCCGGTTTAGGCTATTTTAATAATTCAAGAGGTTTATATATTGGTCCGTATGAAAACTTAGTTTTTCAAATTAAGTTAAAAAGTTTGCATTATAACGATCATGATCGTGATAAGATTTTGTCTAAAGATGAATATTATAATCCTTCTGGAGTCACAGATATCGGTTTATTTAACCAAGATTCAGATGGTGATGGAATCCCTGATTTTTTAGATACAGATGATGATGGCGATGGTGTTTTAACCAGAAATGAGTTAAAAATCCCTGGAACAGTTCCACAATTATATTATCAATTTAATGATATTCCGAGTTGTACTGGTGATCAAGTGGATCCAAATAGATTGAAAAAGCATTTGGACTCAGGTTGTCAATAA